Below is a genomic region from Candidatus Cloacimonadota bacterium.
CCAGGGCAAGTCCAGATTGGTTTGCGCGCTGTTTCCTTCAAAGAGGGTGCCCAGTTTCTGGCCGCGCAGATTGTAAACCCGAACGCTAAGCGCGTCCTTGGTGAGCCCTGAAAGGCTGATCGTTACCGGCTCTCCGCCCCGGAGCGGATTGGGGAGGCGGCAACTGAATTTAGCAGCGGGGACCTGGACGGGGTCATCAGCGCTTACCAGGATGTGGAAATCCTCCACCACGTCGATGGCGTTGTCGCTGTAGCGAAGCGTTACAGAATCAGGAAGATAGGGAAGCTGGACAGAGTATATGACAGGCTGGCTGTAGTTGTAGCTTTGAGGCATGGGCTCGAGGATTTGGCTGTCGGGAAGCTCCAGCTCCATCACTAGGGGAAAATCGCCTTCCGCGTCGTTATAATTGAATCTGAACTTAGTCGTGTCAAACCAGATATCGCTGCAGACAGGCAGGGTATTTTGCGCCACCTGATAGTTATGGTCTTCGAAGAAGAGGATGCCGGGAGTGCTGTAATCGCCTATGCCGAAGCTGAATTCCTGAGTGCTTGGATTCACGGAAATGTTCATGGTGACGCTGGCAGCCACGAGGGCATTCACGGAATTGGGCCAGGCGCCAAAATCAGGGTCATTGGTCAGGTCGGCCAGATTGCAGCTCAGAAAAAGCTTTCCGTCCATCACCATGCTCTGGACGTTGCCGATGCGGGTGAAAGAGGGAATGCCGGTGTCGCTCATCCTTAATTTGTAGAGTCCAGGCTGGATCAAGTCAGTCACGTAAAAGGAATAGACCATAGCGTAGGAAAGTGAGTCCATAATCGTATCCGGGTTGGAAATGGTGGTCAGGTAAACATTGTAGGAAAAAATGCTGTTGAGGGTTGGAAAGCTGTTCGTAACATTGGCTAAAGCCGAGTAGAGTTTGGTTTGGGTGGCGCCAAACCAACTTTCCGTGAGGTCGAGGTGGGGCATATATATGGTGATGGAATCCCCCGCCGCGTCAGTGCCGATTTGGCCCAACTGCCCCAATTGAGGGGGAAAGAGATCGGCATTAAGATACGGTGTGTGCATGTAAACCAGGTTCTCGTTCATGAGACTCAGCTCCGTTCGCAGGCGGTAACGCAGGTTTTGCCCAAATTCGTAGGGAATCAGGGCCTGCATTTGCTGATCGCTGTATATTCCGCTGGAGGCTTGTTGCCAGACGGCGCCATCGGGGCTGTACCAGCACTGGGTGTCCAAGCCCAGACCGGTGGGATCGGTCCAGCGCAGGCGCAGATTGCCATCCGCGCAACGTGAACTGTGGATAAGGTTTAGATAAGGGTTCAAGCCTTGGGCGCCCAGCAGGGCGGTCCCGAGCAACAGCAGGCAAAGAACGAGTTTGGTTTTCATATCAGTTTCCTTGGTGAATCAAGATGTTTTTGAGTTATGGTTGTTCAGGCTCGATCAGGCCGGACTCGGCCATCTTTTTAAAGTTTGTCCAGATGGTGGCGTTGGGCTGGCTGTAAGCATCTGGGGCCCGCGCAAATTCCGGCGCGTTGGTCAAAACGTAGTCTTTAAGATATTGGGGTAAATCTTCGAAACCGCCTTCCAGCTTGCATCCGCGGCCCGTGATGATGATATTTCCCGGACGCTCGCCCATCCGCATGAAAGGCAGCCAGGGATAGATTCTGGTGAAGGTGTACAGGGCTGGAACGCTCTTTAGTAGCGGATCTTCCAGATCGCTTTGCTTAACTAAATACTGGGAAAGGTCTGCCGCTTGATAGGTGTCGCTTTGGGAAAAGAGAGGATATTCCTGACGGGGAAGCGCGTTTGGATAATAGGGGAAGAGGTCATTGTGCCAGACAAACTGATCGCCCACCAA
It encodes:
- a CDS encoding T9SS type A sorting domain-containing protein, with the translated sequence MKTKLVLCLLLLGTALLGAQGLNPYLNLIHSSRCADGNLRLRWTDPTGLGLDTQCWYSPDGAVWQQASSGIYSDQQMQALIPYEFGQNLRYRLRTELSLMNENLVYMHTPYLNADLFPPQLGQLGQIGTDAAGDSITIYMPHLDLTESWFGATQTKLYSALANVTNSFPTLNSIFSYNVYLTTISNPDTIMDSLSYAMVYSFYVTDLIQPGLYKLRMSDTGIPSFTRIGNVQSMVMDGKLFLSCNLADLTNDPDFGAWPNSVNALVAASVTMNISVNPSTQEFSFGIGDYSTPGILFFEDHNYQVAQNTLPVCSDIWFDTTKFRFNYNDAEGDFPLVMELELPDSQILEPMPQSYNYSQPVIYSVQLPYLPDSVTLRYSDNAIDVVEDFHILVSADDPVQVPAAKFSCRLPNPLRGGEPVTISLSGLTKDALSVRVYNLRGQKLGTLFEGNSAQTNLDLPWNGTMNGIGLDSGVYFLRITQGGRTANQRFVITK